From the genome of Scytonema hofmannii PCC 7110, one region includes:
- a CDS encoding DUF1815 family protein: protein MFLRLAQQHRQFVQDLVMNLQALAIVLERRGYPASCYTCGDQMNSASFMVSLGENHLIRFLVSDYGITWTEMRDDRELMKLEGAEAVNQLQELANIVKHPVQPPTATKTLAKRY from the coding sequence GTGTTTCTCAGATTAGCACAACAACATAGGCAATTCGTCCAAGACTTAGTGATGAACCTGCAAGCTTTGGCAATCGTGCTAGAGAGGCGGGGATATCCAGCATCCTGCTATACTTGTGGCGACCAAATGAACAGTGCATCATTTATGGTCAGCTTAGGAGAAAATCACCTCATCCGATTTTTGGTCTCCGACTACGGGATCACATGGACTGAGATGCGGGACGATCGCGAATTGATGAAACTAGAAGGCGCAGAGGCGGTAAACCAGCTACAGGAACTTGCCAATATTGTCAAGCATCCCGTGCAACCACCCACAGCAACTAAAACTCTAGCTAAGCGTTATTAA
- a CDS encoding class I SAM-dependent methyltransferase, whose amino-acid sequence MDKNFYLQYASVEEKHWWFVGRRAIVDMMIRKLTLPKNPKILEAGCGTGGNLSMLARHGQLSAMELDEVACIIANERQVTQVQLGSLPNNIPWKEKYDLIVILDVLEHIDDDKAALLALHSRLKPGGWLLVTVPAYQFLWSQHDEINHHKRRYVLKALKQLLRKAGFAVRYGSYFNTFLFPVVALVRGLRKLFRLKSNSVASSDIALPSKPMNRFLSLLFASERYLLNRFSLPFGVSIVLLAQKTE is encoded by the coding sequence ATGGACAAAAATTTTTATCTACAGTATGCCTCTGTTGAAGAAAAGCATTGGTGGTTTGTTGGTCGCCGTGCGATCGTGGATATGATGATTCGCAAACTCACTTTGCCAAAAAATCCCAAAATTTTAGAAGCTGGGTGCGGTACGGGTGGTAACTTGAGTATGCTGGCTCGACACGGTCAGCTGTCGGCAATGGAGTTAGATGAAGTTGCTTGTATAATTGCCAACGAGCGGCAAGTTACCCAAGTTCAGTTGGGAAGTTTACCAAATAATATTCCTTGGAAAGAGAAATACGATCTTATTGTTATACTTGATGTTCTGGAACATATAGATGATGATAAAGCAGCTTTACTAGCATTGCATTCAAGGCTTAAGCCTGGTGGTTGGTTATTAGTGACAGTTCCTGCCTACCAGTTTTTATGGAGCCAGCATGATGAAATTAACCATCACAAACGTCGTTACGTGTTAAAAGCCTTGAAGCAACTTCTCAGAAAAGCTGGTTTTGCCGTGCGTTATGGCAGCTACTTTAATACTTTTTTGTTCCCTGTTGTTGCTCTTGTTCGTGGCTTGCGGAAGTTGTTTCGCTTGAAGAGCAATTCTGTTGCTAGCAGTGATATAGCTTTGCCATCGAAACCTATGAATCGGTTTTTGAGTCTTTTGTTTGCAAGCGAGCGCTATTTACTGAATCGGTTTAGCTTACCGTTTGGTGTATCTATTGTGCTTTTAGCACAGAAAACGGAGTAG
- a CDS encoding 1-deoxy-D-xylulose-5-phosphate reductoisomerase, translating into MKAITLLGSTGSIGTQTLDIVAQSSDRFRIVGLAAGNNVELLASQIRQFRPSIAALCAVEKLPALKEAIKDIDPQPILLAGEAGVIEVARYGDAETVVTGIVGCAGLLPTIAAIEAGKDIALANKETLIAGGPVVLPLIEKHGVKLLPADSEHSAIFQCLQGVPPGGLKKILLTASGGAFRDWEVEKLAEVTVADALKHPNWTMGRKITVDSATLMNKGLEVIEAHFLFGLDYKDIEIVIHPQSIIHSLIELQDTSVLAQLGWPDMRLPLLYALSWPDRIYTNWERLDLVKVGSLTFREPDHQKYPCMKLAYAVGRAGGSMPAVLNAANEQAVALFLEEKIRFLDIPWCIEWVCERHSKDNRSNPSLDDIVAADRWARQEVLTATDNLKSRSQIISAR; encoded by the coding sequence GTGAAAGCAATAACACTTCTTGGTTCTACTGGCTCGATTGGTACCCAGACTTTAGATATAGTAGCTCAGTCAAGCGATCGCTTTCGGATTGTGGGACTTGCAGCTGGGAATAATGTAGAACTATTGGCTTCTCAAATCCGGCAATTTCGACCAAGCATAGCTGCTCTGTGCGCGGTAGAGAAATTACCAGCACTTAAAGAAGCAATCAAAGATATCGATCCCCAACCCATTTTACTTGCAGGTGAGGCTGGAGTTATTGAGGTTGCCCGATACGGTGATGCTGAAACAGTCGTCACGGGTATTGTTGGTTGTGCGGGTTTGCTACCCACTATTGCAGCAATTGAAGCTGGTAAAGATATTGCCTTGGCAAATAAAGAAACACTCATTGCTGGTGGTCCCGTCGTTTTACCCCTGATTGAAAAACACGGTGTAAAATTGCTGCCAGCAGATTCAGAACATTCGGCTATTTTTCAGTGTTTGCAAGGTGTTCCACCAGGTGGTTTAAAGAAAATTTTACTGACTGCTTCTGGTGGTGCTTTCCGTGATTGGGAAGTGGAAAAGTTAGCAGAAGTGACGGTTGCTGATGCTCTTAAACATCCCAATTGGACTATGGGGCGGAAAATCACTGTAGATTCTGCCACTTTAATGAATAAAGGGTTGGAAGTCATTGAAGCGCACTTCCTCTTTGGATTGGATTACAAAGACATCGAAATTGTGATTCATCCCCAAAGTATCATTCACTCGCTGATTGAACTGCAAGATACCTCTGTCTTGGCTCAACTCGGTTGGCCTGATATGCGCTTACCCCTACTTTACGCTTTATCCTGGCCCGATCGCATTTACACAAATTGGGAACGCTTGGATTTAGTTAAAGTTGGCAGTTTAACCTTCCGCGAACCCGATCATCAGAAGTACCCTTGTATGAAGTTAGCCTACGCTGTAGGTCGTGCTGGTGGTTCAATGCCAGCTGTATTAAATGCGGCAAATGAGCAAGCTGTGGCTTTGTTTCTAGAAGAAAAAATCCGGTTTTTAGATATTCCTTGGTGTATTGAATGGGTGTGCGAGCGCCACTCAAAAGATAACCGTTCAAATCCTTCTTTAGATGACATTGTGGCAGCAGATCGGTGGGCAAGACAGGAAGTTTTAACAGCAACAGACAACTTGAAATCTCGTTCTCAGATTATTTCTGCACGGTAA
- a CDS encoding serine/threonine-protein kinase: MNGQLLGGRYQIIQVLAQGGFGQTYLANDTHRPGHPVCVVKQLRPTKQNPELMPKIQLWFKNEAEILERLGLHDQIPQLLAYFEEDKEFYLVQEYIAGHTLTHELILGQPWDSKRVTNLLTSILEILQFVHSYGVIHRDVKPSNLIRRQTDDKLVLIDFGTVKQIPPLDGEGLQNLTMAVGTPAYMPPEQIYGYPQLNSDVYAVGVIGIQAASGLSAQEIKTLIDPNSPYAGIKNWRDGASISQELTEILEKMVESDRRQRYQKVDDVLQNLQKIDQPSRTFAIESRSPLFSHSTGSDVTRIEATPQHQFLAKWLPIGLGVITLAIATAAGLYFFLVPKSLIPKEDNPTDNQEQTSLRGKEEGYILARVVAAHESFVWSVALSADGQTLASGSEDKTIKIWQAVTGKLLHTLRAHSENVRAVSLSADGQTLVSGSGDNTIKIWQTRTGQLLNTLKGHSQPVWSLTLSRDGQTLVSGGQDNTIKIWNVRTGELLKTLNGHKSAVFSLALTPDGLTVVSGSQDKTIKIWNLQTGKLIRTLEDHTDAVRSVAISPDGQKFASGSWDNTVKIWDITTGKLLRTIQGHSDRVVAVAFGFDGETLASASVDKTVKIWDLQTGNLYQTLSGHSDWVLTMTMSSWGHILVSGSRDRTMRIWK, translated from the coding sequence ATGAACGGTCAACTTTTGGGTGGTCGCTATCAAATTATTCAAGTTTTAGCACAAGGAGGATTTGGGCAAACTTATCTTGCTAACGACACCCACCGTCCCGGTCATCCTGTCTGTGTCGTCAAGCAACTACGACCAACAAAACAAAACCCAGAATTGATGCCAAAGATTCAGCTTTGGTTTAAAAATGAAGCGGAAATTTTGGAAAGATTGGGTTTACATGACCAAATTCCACAATTACTAGCGTATTTTGAAGAAGACAAAGAATTTTATCTAGTTCAAGAGTACATTGCCGGACACACGCTCACCCATGAGCTAATTTTGGGACAACCCTGGGACTCAAAACGGGTTACCAATTTATTAACTAGTATTTTAGAAATCTTACAATTTGTTCACAGTTACGGAGTTATTCACCGCGATGTGAAACCTTCTAACTTAATTAGAAGACAAACAGACGATAAATTAGTTTTAATCGACTTCGGTACAGTTAAACAAATTCCACCCCTAGATGGGGAAGGTTTACAAAATTTAACAATGGCAGTAGGCACTCCAGCTTATATGCCCCCAGAACAAATTTACGGTTACCCTCAACTTAACAGCGATGTTTATGCAGTGGGAGTTATTGGCATACAAGCAGCAAGTGGATTATCTGCTCAAGAAATAAAAACTCTTATCGATCCTAATAGTCCGTATGCAGGTATAAAAAATTGGCGCGATGGGGCTTCAATTAGTCAAGAACTGACTGAGATATTGGAAAAAATGGTGGAGTCCGATCGCCGCCAACGCTATCAAAAAGTAGACGATGTCTTACAAAACTTACAAAAAATTGACCAACCCAGTCGAACTTTTGCTATCGAATCAAGATCGCCATTATTCAGTCATTCTACAGGTTCAGATGTAACAAGGATTGAAGCAACACCTCAGCACCAGTTTTTGGCAAAATGGCTACCCATAGGGCTAGGAGTTATAACTCTTGCGATCGCTACAGCCGCAGGGCTTTACTTTTTCCTAGTACCCAAATCCCTCATACCCAAAGAAGACAATCCCACGGACAACCAAGAACAAACCTCCTTAAGAGGCAAAGAAGAAGGATACATTCTTGCAAGAGTTGTTGCTGCTCATGAGAGTTTTGTTTGGTCAGTTGCTTTAAGTGCGGATGGACAAACTCTTGCAAGTGGTAGCGAGGACAAAACCATTAAAATTTGGCAAGCCGTCACTGGAAAACTATTACATACGCTAAGAGCGCATTCTGAGAATGTCAGAGCAGTGAGTCTCAGTGCAGATGGACAAACATTGGTGAGTGGGAGTGGGGACAATACTATCAAAATTTGGCAGACTCGGACGGGTCAACTGCTTAATACCCTCAAGGGGCACTCTCAACCCGTTTGGTCGCTGACCTTAAGCCGTGATGGTCAAACCCTTGTCAGTGGAGGACAAGATAACACTATTAAAATTTGGAATGTCCGCACTGGAGAACTCTTAAAAACTCTGAACGGACATAAGAGCGCAGTTTTTTCTCTGGCTTTGACACCTGATGGTCTGACTGTTGTCAGTGGTAGCCAAGATAAAACTATCAAGATTTGGAATCTACAAACCGGAAAATTAATTCGCACGCTTGAAGATCATACTGATGCTGTCAGATCTGTAGCCATTAGCCCAGATGGGCAAAAGTTTGCCAGTGGCAGTTGGGACAACACAGTAAAGATTTGGGATATCACAACAGGCAAGTTACTCCGCACAATTCAAGGACATAGCGATCGCGTTGTTGCCGTCGCCTTTGGTTTTGATGGCGAAACACTGGCTAGTGCAAGTGTTGATAAAACCGTTAAGATTTGGGACTTACAAACGGGAAATTTGTATCAAACTCTTTCCGGGCACTCTGACTGGGTATTGACTATGACGATGAGTTCTTGGGGACACATTCTAGTAAGTGGTAGTCGCGATCGAACTATGAGGATATGGAAATAA
- a CDS encoding glycosyltransferase family 2 protein, whose amino-acid sequence MIKPIYSIVIPIYNEEENISEMHRRLCHVMKQLDGETEVILVDDGSRDRSLFLIRDLRLRDSRIRYLSLARNFGHQIAVTAGLNFVQGRIAIVMDADLQDPPELILSMIEKWRQGYQVVYAQRISRKQESWLKRFTAFAFYRILQRLSDVDIPPDTGDFCLMDRQVVDVLNTMPERNRYIRGLRAWVGFRQTAVYFEREARYAGKVKYTFGKSWALALNGIISLSRVPLRLATYLGLVSAGVAVLMIVLVLYWRLFDRATPLMGFTLITIALFFIGSVQLFCIGILGEYIGRIYEEVKGRPIYTLKETGGISQPSVLLTVTSDQ is encoded by the coding sequence GTGATTAAGCCAATATACTCCATAGTTATACCGATATATAACGAGGAAGAAAACATTTCTGAAATGCACCGTCGTCTATGTCACGTGATGAAGCAATTAGACGGGGAAACAGAGGTCATCTTAGTAGATGATGGAAGTCGCGATCGCTCGCTATTTCTGATACGCGATCTCCGTCTTCGCGATAGTCGGATACGATACTTGAGCCTAGCTCGAAATTTTGGTCATCAAATCGCAGTCACAGCAGGTTTGAACTTCGTTCAGGGTAGGATTGCGATCGTCATGGATGCCGACTTACAAGATCCACCCGAACTGATTTTGTCCATGATTGAAAAATGGCGACAAGGTTACCAAGTCGTCTATGCCCAACGGATCTCTCGCAAACAAGAAAGTTGGTTAAAACGCTTTACTGCTTTTGCTTTTTATCGCATTCTCCAACGGTTGTCAGATGTAGACATACCACCGGATACAGGAGATTTTTGCTTAATGGATAGGCAAGTTGTCGATGTCCTCAACACGATGCCAGAACGCAACCGCTACATTCGCGGTTTAAGGGCTTGGGTAGGATTTCGCCAAACTGCTGTTTACTTTGAAAGAGAAGCTCGTTATGCGGGAAAAGTCAAATATACCTTTGGTAAATCCTGGGCGTTAGCGCTTAACGGAATTATTTCTCTATCAAGAGTTCCCCTGAGGTTAGCAACCTACTTGGGGTTAGTGTCAGCAGGCGTTGCAGTACTGATGATAGTCCTCGTGCTTTACTGGCGCTTATTTGATCGAGCGACTCCATTAATGGGTTTTACCCTGATAACCATTGCTCTATTCTTTATCGGGTCTGTTCAATTATTCTGCATTGGTATTCTTGGAGAATACATTGGTCGTATCTATGAAGAAGTGAAAGGGCGTCCTATTTATACCTTGAAAGAAACTGGGGGTATTTCTCAACCATCAGTACTTTTAACAGTGACCAGTGACCAGTGA
- a CDS encoding DUF2839 domain-containing protein, producing the protein MGEAKRRKELIGEKYGQETRILPWVPVTKSQAEFLVKWANRLTWFGIGGLVVAWLTIRFIGPAFGWWQVVG; encoded by the coding sequence ATGGGTGAAGCAAAGCGTCGTAAAGAATTAATAGGAGAGAAATACGGTCAAGAAACCCGTATCCTACCTTGGGTACCCGTTACCAAATCGCAAGCAGAATTTCTTGTTAAATGGGCAAATCGCCTAACCTGGTTTGGAATCGGCGGTTTGGTCGTTGCTTGGTTGACCATTCGTTTTATCGGTCCGGCTTTTGGTTGGTGGCAAGTTGTTGGTTAA
- a CDS encoding DUF2079 domain-containing protein, whose amino-acid sequence MKTKLIIPSTVVWMIGVSAVILFVSSSLRHILFQSTAFDLGIFDQAVYLISQGQPPISSFMGYHILGDHAAFVFYPLALLYKIYPSVYWLLAVQAIALAIGALPTWYLAHQAGLTDRQSIAMVTVYLLYPLVYNINLFDFHPEVMALPMLLVAVWWAKQGKIGWFCFGVVFILGCKAVLSLTVAAMGFWLLLIERRRFCGAFAIGTGIAWFFISSQIVIPFFSGREAAAVGRYSYLGNSVVEIAQNLVLKPGIVLGKVFSLENLGYLILLLVPVVWGLSWQSLKPLIGAIPCVALNLIADYQPQKDLVHQYSLPALPFLLLAVIVSLASNRGWLRNQKAIILWSLITFLCLAKFTHFSSKYLEFLDNWQATRQAIAQVKSKENLYTTASISPHLSQRKFIQLTNADSPPKDLAQFQYVLLNVRHPGWASNQQFASSLVNQLKNHSAFQLNYDRDDVYLFSKQRP is encoded by the coding sequence ATGAAAACAAAACTGATAATTCCTAGTACAGTTGTTTGGATGATTGGTGTTAGTGCTGTTATTCTCTTTGTGTCTAGCAGTTTACGACACATCCTATTTCAATCCACGGCTTTTGATTTAGGAATCTTTGACCAGGCAGTTTACTTGATTAGTCAAGGTCAGCCGCCTATTTCTTCTTTTATGGGTTATCACATTCTTGGGGATCATGCTGCTTTCGTTTTCTATCCCTTAGCTTTGCTGTACAAAATTTATCCTAGTGTTTACTGGTTATTGGCTGTACAGGCGATTGCTTTAGCAATTGGTGCTTTACCGACTTGGTACTTAGCGCATCAAGCTGGATTGACAGATCGGCAATCAATTGCAATGGTAACTGTGTATTTACTATACCCACTCGTTTACAATATCAATCTATTTGATTTCCACCCGGAAGTCATGGCTCTGCCTATGTTATTAGTAGCAGTATGGTGGGCTAAGCAGGGTAAGATTGGGTGGTTTTGTTTCGGCGTTGTCTTTATTTTGGGATGTAAAGCTGTCTTATCACTGACAGTAGCAGCCATGGGTTTTTGGCTACTTCTGATTGAGAGACGGCGTTTCTGTGGTGCTTTTGCTATTGGTACCGGCATTGCCTGGTTTTTCATAAGTTCTCAAATTGTGATTCCTTTTTTTAGTGGTAGGGAAGCAGCCGCAGTTGGGCGTTACAGTTATTTGGGTAACTCAGTTGTAGAAATTGCTCAAAATTTGGTGTTGAAACCAGGGATTGTTTTGGGAAAAGTCTTCTCTCTAGAGAACTTAGGATATTTAATTTTGCTCTTAGTACCTGTTGTATGGGGACTGTCTTGGCAAAGTCTTAAACCTTTAATAGGGGCAATTCCATGTGTCGCGCTCAACCTCATAGCTGATTATCAACCACAAAAAGATTTAGTTCATCAATATTCTCTACCAGCACTGCCATTTTTATTGTTAGCTGTTATTGTCAGCCTTGCTTCAAATCGGGGATGGTTGCGGAACCAAAAAGCCATTATTCTTTGGTCTTTAATAACATTTTTGTGTTTAGCAAAATTTACTCATTTTAGCAGCAAATATTTAGAATTTTTGGATAATTGGCAAGCTACAAGGCAAGCTATTGCTCAAGTTAAATCAAAAGAAAATCTTTACACAACAGCTTCAATTTCTCCACATTTATCACAACGAAAATTTATTCAGTTAACAAATGCTGATTCGCCACCAAAGGATTTAGCTCAGTTTCAATACGTGTTGCTCAATGTGCGTCACCCTGGTTGGGCTAGCAATCAACAGTTTGCTTCTAGCTTGGTCAATCAACTCAAAAATCATTCAGCATTTCAATTAAATTACGATCGCGATGATGTTTATTTGTTTTCTAAACAACGACCATGA
- a CDS encoding DUF2283 domain-containing protein → MQGKLRFEYDSSDDILYINKRPPYPEQEPAEIDYGVLARLNPTTGEIENLEILFFSKRLSQHPLVELPLIADFHFSATA, encoded by the coding sequence ATGCAAGGGAAGTTACGGTTTGAATACGATAGTTCTGACGACATCTTGTACATTAACAAGCGCCCTCCTTACCCAGAACAGGAACCAGCTGAAATCGACTATGGTGTCCTTGCTCGTCTTAATCCTACGACTGGTGAGATTGAGAATTTAGAAATTCTGTTTTTCTCTAAAAGATTATCGCAACATCCTCTTGTCGAGCTGCCACTGATAGCAGATTTTCACTTTTCTGCAACTGCATAA
- a CDS encoding mannosyltransferase family protein, producing MKLQNTFGKGLFFAITMWLASRLFIAVLMLLIAPLFPSPSGGIAATFSWDVFHAWDSEQYRIIATHGYTDSQNGEPALIVAFFPLFPLIVRAIMSVGMPFQIAGLLVNNLAFLGALIVLYTWINERHGVNAARWTTAVLAWCPLSLFGTVIYTEGLYLLLSTAALRAFDNQKYGWTALWGSLATATRPTGIALWISLLLVAVLDRRGIKAIIASLSTGSGLLLFSLYCQIKYNDPLAFLHAQKAWRPSWGFNWMRWLKMFMQIIVGSTNWKYGYIKDPWHPLLFVIITIIGYLLWRFRKQLTVNKVRYGFAFLGLVLWLLAGDPLINVVMILGGTYLMWLLRTELRTIALVYGLCAIGMLLASGSTISLNRLAYGVVSLSIALGILLSHYPRWGYIVLSSLSIPLASFAVRFAQELWVA from the coding sequence ATGAAACTCCAAAATACTTTTGGCAAAGGATTATTTTTTGCGATAACAATGTGGCTGGCTAGTCGGTTATTTATTGCAGTGCTTATGTTGTTAATTGCTCCTTTGTTTCCATCTCCAAGTGGGGGTATTGCAGCCACATTTAGCTGGGATGTTTTTCATGCTTGGGATAGCGAACAATACAGGATTATTGCAACTCATGGTTATACTGACTCTCAAAATGGAGAGCCAGCTTTAATTGTTGCTTTTTTTCCATTATTTCCTTTAATTGTTCGGGCAATAATGAGCGTTGGTATGCCTTTCCAAATAGCAGGCTTGTTGGTAAATAATCTGGCATTTTTAGGAGCACTCATAGTATTATATACCTGGATAAACGAGCGTCATGGGGTCAATGCAGCAAGGTGGACAACTGCTGTTTTGGCATGGTGTCCGCTGTCTTTGTTCGGTACAGTGATTTACACTGAAGGTTTGTATCTTCTCCTGAGTACAGCAGCTTTAAGAGCTTTTGATAACCAGAAGTACGGTTGGACTGCGCTTTGGGGTTCTCTAGCCACCGCAACGCGTCCCACTGGAATTGCACTGTGGATCTCCTTATTGCTAGTTGCGGTACTCGATCGCAGAGGGATCAAAGCTATTATTGCCAGTTTAAGCACTGGTAGCGGTCTACTTTTGTTTAGCCTCTATTGCCAAATAAAATACAACGACCCTTTGGCATTTCTCCACGCGCAAAAAGCATGGCGTCCTTCATGGGGATTCAACTGGATGCGTTGGTTAAAGATGTTTATGCAAATTATTGTTGGTTCAACCAATTGGAAGTATGGCTATATAAAAGACCCTTGGCATCCATTATTATTTGTAATAATTACCATCATTGGTTACTTATTATGGCGTTTCCGCAAACAATTAACTGTTAACAAGGTAAGATACGGCTTTGCTTTCTTGGGGCTAGTACTTTGGCTGTTAGCCGGAGATCCCTTGATTAACGTTGTGATGATTCTTGGAGGAACCTATCTAATGTGGCTTTTACGTACTGAACTCAGAACGATCGCACTGGTTTATGGGTTGTGTGCGATCGGTATGCTATTGGCTTCTGGAAGTACAATTTCCCTAAACCGTCTGGCTTACGGCGTTGTATCGCTGTCAATAGCACTTGGTATACTGCTCAGCCATTATCCTCGTTGGGGATACATTGTTCTATCCTCCCTTTCCATTCCACTTGCTAGCTTTGCTGTCAGGTTTGCCCAGGAATTGTGGGTGGCATAG
- a CDS encoding WD40 repeat domain-containing protein codes for MLDNKKTQNQAPVRKPSKLLIGGIAAVVALSGTAFGVYQWQTNSSIEVKPINWQKIHLVQTFTGHTDRVWSVAVSPDAMSKRRLPLLATASEDKTVKLWDLQTGKQFETLFGHSKGVLSVVFSPNGQMLASSGKDATIKLWDVSSGKLIQTLAEHPKNVRSVVFSPDGQTLVSSSWDNTIKVWNVQTGKSLHTLKGHTEGVFAVAISPDGQTIASASKDKTIKLWNSTQGILIRTIRGHQDSVRSLAFSPDGQTLATGSNDKTIKLWNVSTGELNRTLAGHTSLINSVAFNRDGQTLISGSEDKTIKLWNGNTGEQIRTFTSDSDVVTSVVFYPDGQGFASGSGDKTARVFSF; via the coding sequence ATGCTAGATAACAAAAAAACTCAAAACCAAGCTCCTGTTCGCAAACCCTCAAAACTGCTTATTGGGGGTATTGCGGCTGTAGTAGCGCTTTCTGGCACTGCATTCGGGGTTTATCAGTGGCAGACCAATTCTTCTATTGAAGTAAAACCCATAAATTGGCAGAAGATTCATCTTGTACAAACCTTTACAGGTCATACCGACCGGGTTTGGTCAGTTGCGGTGAGTCCGGATGCCATGTCAAAGAGGCGTTTGCCTTTACTTGCGACTGCTAGTGAGGACAAAACTGTTAAACTTTGGGATTTGCAAACCGGAAAACAGTTTGAGACTTTATTCGGGCATTCTAAAGGAGTTTTGTCAGTTGTTTTCAGTCCCAACGGACAGATGTTAGCTAGTAGTGGGAAGGATGCAACTATCAAACTTTGGGATGTGTCATCAGGAAAACTCATTCAGACTTTGGCCGAGCATCCCAAAAATGTCAGATCGGTTGTTTTCAGCCCAGATGGGCAAACACTCGTTAGTAGCAGTTGGGATAACACGATTAAAGTATGGAACGTGCAAACGGGTAAATCTCTCCATACTCTTAAAGGTCATACCGAAGGAGTGTTTGCTGTTGCTATTAGCCCTGACGGTCAAACAATTGCTAGCGCTAGCAAAGACAAAACCATTAAGCTTTGGAACTCAACCCAAGGAATACTCATTCGCACTATACGCGGACATCAAGATTCAGTGCGATCGCTTGCCTTCAGCCCTGATGGGCAAACTCTAGCTACTGGTAGCAACGACAAAACAATCAAGTTGTGGAATGTCAGTACGGGAGAACTTAATCGGACTCTTGCTGGCCACACCAGTTTGATTAACTCTGTTGCCTTCAACCGCGATGGGCAAACCTTAATCAGTGGTAGTGAGGATAAAACCATCAAACTCTGGAATGGAAATACGGGAGAACAAATCCGTACATTTACATCAGATTCTGATGTTGTCACGTCTGTTGTCTTTTATCCAGATGGGCAAGGCTTTGCCAGTGGTAGTGGAGATAAGACTGCCAGGGTCTTTTCGTTTTAG
- a CDS encoding acyl-CoA thioesterase has product MSDEKLNQPQLSPTSALDKLSNQELENWFEYPVRAQPHHTDYTGVVWHGTYIAWMEEARVECLRAIGVDYAELVVLGCDLPVVELSVRYHRSIQLGMAAVVRTRMAEVTGVRINWDYAIESPDRQELYMTAKVTLVAVDRERGKVLRQLPAAVQDVLARLSASINQ; this is encoded by the coding sequence ATGTCAGACGAAAAGCTAAATCAGCCACAACTTTCTCCCACAAGTGCTCTTGACAAATTATCAAATCAAGAATTAGAGAATTGGTTTGAATATCCTGTGAGAGCTCAACCGCACCATACTGACTATACGGGTGTTGTTTGGCACGGTACTTACATAGCTTGGATGGAAGAAGCACGTGTAGAATGCTTGCGAGCAATTGGGGTTGATTACGCAGAGCTTGTAGTATTGGGCTGCGATTTACCAGTTGTAGAACTGTCAGTACGCTATCACCGTTCTATTCAATTAGGTATGGCAGCAGTTGTTAGAACGCGCATGGCTGAGGTCACAGGCGTTCGTATTAACTGGGATTATGCAATTGAATCACCAGATAGACAAGAGTTATATATGACTGCAAAGGTTACTTTAGTGGCAGTGGATCGCGAACGAGGTAAAGTCTTGCGTCAGTTACCGGCTGCTGTGCAGGACGTTTTGGCACGCCTTTCTGCATCAATAAATCAGTGA